The following are from one region of the Nicotiana tomentosiformis chromosome 7, ASM39032v3, whole genome shotgun sequence genome:
- the LOC138896241 gene encoding uncharacterized protein: protein MTTIQEVEVFDMSGIDFMGSFVISYGNKYILVAVEYVSEWVEAVALPTNDAIGVTSFLKKNIFTRFGTPRAIISDAGTHFCDRAFARLLEKYGVRHKIATLYHPQTSEQVEVSNREIKSVLTNTVNATRTDWAKKLDDALWAYCTTFKTPIGKLKSRWSGPFRMVQVFSSGAVEIETEDGTNKFTVNGKRLKHNLGMVEEKGNKMVITLEEPHYANEE from the exons ATGACCACAATTCAAGAGGTAGAGGTTTTTGACATGTCGGGGATCGACTTTATGGGGTCGTTCGTCATCTCGTATGGTAATAAATATATATTGGTAGCGGTTGAATATGTCTCCGAGTGGGTTGAAGCGGTGGCTCTCCCAACCAATGATGCAATAGGGGTAACAAGTTtcctaaagaaaaatatcttcacacgttttggcaccccgagagctataatcagtgatgcTGGAACCCATTTTTGCGATAGAGCGTTCGCACGTCTATTAgaaaagtatggagttcgccACAAAATAGCAACACTGTACCACCCACAGACGAGCGAGCAAGTTGAAGTGTCCAATAGAGAAATTAAAAGTGTCCTGACAAATACAGTGAATGCAACAAGGACTGATTGGGCgaagaagctggatgatgcattatgggcatactGCACAAcattcaaaactccaattg GTAAGTTGAAGTCCCGATGGTCAGGACCCTTCAGAATGGTGCAAGTGTTCTCAAGTGGAGCTGTAGAGATTGAGACCGAAGATGGGACAAACAAGTTCACGGTAAATGGGAAAAGGTTGAAACATAACCTTGGAATGGTCGAAGAGAAAGGGAATAAAATGGTGATAACTTTGGAAGAGCCCCATTACGCAAACGAGGAGTGA
- the LOC138896242 gene encoding uncharacterized protein, which produces MDNVDDVNENNRNNRVDPNNGVVAPLVPEATLYDWAQPTVDNLATAIAVPQIQVETFHITNNMLHLLQNKGLFSGSYIEDPQQHLKNFLPICVTQRQPNVTPEAIKILLFPFSVTGEAQTWLNSLPINSIATWEELVK; this is translated from the coding sequence ATGGACAACGTGGACGATGTCAATGAAAACAATCGGAATAATCGGGTTGACCCAAACAATGGagtggtggcacctcttgtgccagaagctactctttatgattgggcacaaccaactGTTGATAACTTAGCCACCGCCATTGCTGTACCTCAGATACAAGTAGAGACATTCCATATCACCAACAATATGCTACATCTGTTGCAAAATAAGGGGCTGTTCTCCGGGTCATACATTgaagacccacaacaacatctgaagaatTTCCTACCAATATGTGTGACCCAAAGACAGCCGAATGTGACTCCTGAAGCCATCAAGATATTACTGTTTCCATTCTCTGTGACTggagaggctcaaacttggctgaattcgctcccaataaactccattgccacttgggaagaattagtcaaatag